Below is a genomic region from Citrobacter amalonaticus.
GATAGCGGATCGTTACCAAAAAAAACCCCGGCATTGCCGGGGTCAGACTCAGCGTCTTTTAGACATTGACGCCGTGCTGGGAAGCAAGCGCTGACAAGCCACCGGCAAAACCCTGGCCGACAGCTTTAAACTTCCACTCAGCACCATGGCGATACAGTTCACCGAAGACCATTGCGGTTTCGGTTGAGGCGTCTTCAGACAGATCAAAACGGGCAATTTCCGTGCCGTTGTCGTTGTTGTAAACGCGCATGAAGCTGTTGTTCACCATGCCGAAGTTTTGTTTACGCGCTTCTGCATCATAAATGGTAACGGCAAACACCAGTTTTTTGATGTCTGCTGAGACTTTGGTCAGATCGATTTTGACCTGCTCATCGTCGCCGTCGCCTTCACCGGTACGGTTGTCGCCCTGATGTTCTACTGCGCCATCAGGGCTGGTTTTATTATTGAAGAAAATGAAATGGGAATCTGACAGCACTTTACCGTCTTCACCTACTGCGAATACGGAAGCGTCCAGGTCAAAACCCTGACCATCGGTTACACGGGCATCCCAGCCCAAGCCAACCATAGCGACATTCATGGTCGGTGCTTCTTTGGTCAGAGATACGTTGCCGCCTTTTACGAGAGAAACTGCCATTTTTAGCTCCTGCAAACAGTTGAGTGAGGCTGAATTAACAGCCTTGGATATGAAAAGTTACTTTTCGATCAGGACGCGT
It encodes:
- a CDS encoding TerD family protein; this encodes MAVSLVKGGNVSLTKEAPTMNVAMVGLGWDARVTDGQGFDLDASVFAVGEDGKVLSDSHFIFFNNKTSPDGAVEHQGDNRTGEGDGDDEQVKIDLTKVSADIKKLVFAVTIYDAEARKQNFGMVNNSFMRVYNNDNGTEIARFDLSEDASTETAMVFGELYRHGAEWKFKAVGQGFAGGLSALASQHGVNV